The Sphingobacterium bambusae genome includes a window with the following:
- a CDS encoding Rrf2 family transcriptional regulator produces MNNTRFATAIHILTLLDHNPQVWLTSEWIAGSINVNPVVVRKELGALQEAGLVISRKGKEGGSMLAKESVDISLDTIYDAVRNAEVLGRKNQHTNPLCPVGKQINEKLDDLFVETDRLLKHFLAGKTLRDFSQQFE; encoded by the coding sequence ATGAACAATACACGCTTTGCAACGGCCATACATATATTGACACTTTTGGATCATAATCCACAGGTCTGGTTGACTTCGGAGTGGATAGCGGGAAGCATTAACGTCAATCCTGTTGTCGTGAGGAAGGAGCTAGGTGCGCTTCAGGAAGCGGGCTTAGTGATCAGTCGCAAAGGTAAGGAGGGAGGATCGATGTTGGCAAAGGAGAGCGTAGATATTTCATTGGATACGATTTATGATGCGGTACGTAACGCGGAAGTATTGGGACGGAAAAACCAGCATACAAATCCCCTATGTCCGGTAGGTAAGCAGATCAATGAAAAATTAGATGATCTTTTTGTCGAAACGGATAGGTTGTTGAAGCACTTTTTGGCGGGCAAAACGTTGCGTGATTTTTCGCAGCAGTTCGAATAG
- a CDS encoding RagB/SusD family nutrient uptake outer membrane protein — protein sequence MRILIYILFIGGLSMTGCAKFLDEDNRGGISNDEFYRTEAGYNSIVTAAYSSLRTTFRSTPWLSLAGTDTYQMNRELGNRALMEYTQLYADNPDVQTFYSNCYNGIQTANVGIHYNNIVEVDENRKKAWMAEFRFLRSLYHFLLIEQFGGIVINDEVTLDGPRLSLPRASLAESYAFAIADMEAALPDLGTDRSRASKAAANHYLAKMYLTRAWDLKDNADFERAKQYATAAIDGYSISIPYEQLWSPTNEMNDEILFAVQYDIESIPNTDGGNNQQSLFGPYLGGAELNHKYMTSAFIPSWSFHNYYLENDARYEATFMLTIYDQYFDYYDNNKDKSQIPIRAYYPRVWGREYSRADSLAWVQGKEHQIPTNFRYYPFKGNEEAYRAAYQIDMSTPVIKKFDSPSTRQVFNTNASIRDIVLARKAESYFLYAEASIGLNDFVTAADYVNRVLARPGNAKDNTSLAPLRNIATAASQSAALDAYLIESAKEFIGEYLRWPELRRTGKLKEFCGLYNYDIKKAGLDEAFRGIDGQDKIYRPIPQSAIDINEADVPQNPGY from the coding sequence ATGAGAATACTGATCTATATATTATTTATTGGCGGCTTGTCCATGACAGGATGTGCCAAATTTTTGGATGAAGATAATAGGGGTGGAATCAGCAATGATGAGTTCTATCGTACTGAAGCCGGTTATAATTCCATTGTGACGGCTGCATACAGCTCCTTGCGTACGACGTTTCGGAGCACACCTTGGCTTTCCTTGGCAGGTACGGATACCTACCAAATGAATCGCGAACTGGGCAACCGAGCATTGATGGAATATACCCAGTTATATGCCGATAATCCAGATGTACAAACCTTCTATAGCAATTGCTACAACGGCATTCAAACAGCGAACGTTGGTATACATTACAATAATATTGTGGAAGTGGATGAAAATCGAAAAAAAGCGTGGATGGCCGAATTTCGCTTTCTACGTAGTCTTTACCACTTTCTACTCATCGAGCAGTTTGGGGGCATCGTCATCAACGATGAAGTTACCTTGGATGGACCGCGGTTAAGCCTTCCTCGCGCTTCGCTTGCGGAATCGTACGCCTTCGCCATTGCAGATATGGAAGCCGCGTTACCTGATTTAGGTACTGATCGAAGCCGTGCAAGCAAAGCTGCTGCTAATCATTATCTTGCCAAGATGTATCTGACCAGAGCATGGGACCTCAAGGATAATGCGGATTTTGAACGAGCAAAGCAGTATGCTACAGCAGCGATCGATGGGTACAGCATTAGTATTCCCTATGAGCAGCTTTGGTCACCGACGAATGAGATGAACGATGAAATCCTTTTTGCTGTACAATATGATATAGAGTCCATCCCCAATACTGATGGGGGCAATAATCAGCAATCGCTGTTCGGTCCCTATCTAGGAGGAGCAGAGCTCAATCACAAATACATGACATCTGCATTTATTCCATCGTGGAGCTTCCATAACTACTACCTCGAAAATGATGCGCGTTACGAAGCTACCTTTATGCTTACGATCTACGACCAGTATTTTGATTACTATGATAACAATAAGGATAAAAGCCAGATCCCGATTCGGGCTTACTATCCAAGGGTATGGGGTCGCGAGTACAGCAGAGCCGATTCTTTGGCTTGGGTGCAGGGAAAAGAACATCAGATCCCAACTAATTTTAGATATTATCCTTTTAAAGGAAACGAAGAGGCCTATCGCGCAGCCTATCAGATCGATATGAGTACGCCTGTCATCAAAAAGTTCGATAGCCCAAGCACACGGCAAGTTTTTAATACCAATGCAAGCATTCGCGATATTGTGCTCGCTCGCAAAGCGGAGAGTTACTTCCTCTATGCAGAGGCTAGCATCGGATTAAATGACTTCGTAACAGCAGCCGACTATGTGAACCGCGTCTTGGCAAGACCGGGAAATGCAAAGGACAATACAAGCCTCGCACCTTTACGCAATATTGCTACTGCTGCTAGCCAAAGCGCTGCCTTGGACGCATACCTCATAGAAAGTGCAAAAGAGTTTATCGGTGAGTATCTGCGCTGGCCGGAGCTGCGTCGCACCGGAAAGCTCAAGGAGTTCTGTGGTCTGTATAATTATGATATCAAGAAAGCAGGCCTCGATGAAGCGTTTCGTGGCATTGATGGGCAAGATAAAATTTATCGGCCGATTCCACAGTCTGCTATTGATATCAATGAGGCGGATGTACCGCAAAATCCGGGATATTAA
- a CDS encoding HU family DNA-binding protein — protein sequence MNKADLIKHIASEAGITQSQAEKAVNSFTGAVSSALSQGDSVTLIGFGTFGVSDRAARNGRNPQTGATIKIAAKKLPKFTAGKALKEAVDAPKKGKKK from the coding sequence ATGAACAAAGCAGACTTGATCAAGCATATTGCCAGCGAGGCTGGAATTACGCAGTCACAGGCAGAGAAAGCCGTTAACAGTTTTACTGGTGCAGTATCTTCTGCACTATCTCAAGGAGACTCTGTAACGTTAATTGGATTTGGAACATTTGGTGTTTCTGACCGTGCTGCCCGCAATGGAAGAAATCCACAAACGGGAGCTACCATCAAGATCGCAGCGAAGAAATTACCAAAATTCACTGCAGGTAAAGCGTTGAAAGAAGCTGTTGATGCTCCTAAAAAAGGAAAGAAAAAGTAA
- a CDS encoding SDR family oxidoreductase yields the protein MKTGITGATGQLGQLVVEQLKERTAAANIVALVRDTVKASGLGVEARTFDYNKPSALASALEGIDQLLLISGNEIGQRKTQHEHVIAAAKEAGVKHILYTSLLHADRSTLSLAPEHLATEEALKNSGVAYTILRNGWYTENYTGSISGSLAAGAFIGSAAEGKISSASRLDFAEAAAIVLTSENQQGKTYELAGDDAYTLGDLAAELSKQQEKEIPYTDFPEQEYAEVLKTFGVPDAFAHAIAGWDASAAKDDLFDSGKELSTLLGRPTTPLKDTIKATLAAL from the coding sequence ATGAAAACAGGTATTACAGGAGCAACTGGTCAACTAGGACAATTGGTTGTTGAACAATTAAAAGAAAGAACAGCGGCAGCGAACATTGTTGCGTTGGTCAGAGATACGGTGAAAGCTTCCGGCTTAGGCGTAGAGGCGAGAACATTCGACTACAATAAGCCTTCGGCATTGGCTTCGGCACTGGAGGGAATCGATCAACTCTTATTGATTTCTGGAAATGAAATAGGCCAACGTAAAACGCAGCATGAACATGTCATCGCTGCAGCGAAGGAAGCCGGGGTTAAGCATATTCTTTACACCAGTTTGCTGCATGCAGATCGTTCTACCTTAAGTTTGGCACCAGAGCATTTGGCAACTGAAGAAGCATTGAAAAATTCAGGTGTAGCCTATACTATCTTGCGCAACGGTTGGTACACGGAAAACTATACAGGGTCTATCTCTGGATCGTTGGCAGCAGGAGCCTTTATTGGTAGTGCTGCTGAAGGAAAGATTTCGTCTGCTTCCCGTTTGGATTTCGCGGAAGCAGCGGCAATTGTCTTGACTAGCGAAAATCAACAAGGAAAAACTTATGAGTTGGCAGGTGACGACGCCTATACATTAGGCGATCTAGCGGCCGAGCTTAGCAAACAACAAGAGAAGGAAATTCCATACACGGACTTTCCGGAGCAAGAGTATGCTGAAGTTTTAAAAACTTTTGGCGTGCCTGATGCATTTGCTCATGCTATAGCCGGATGGGATGCCAGCGCCGCTAAAGACGATTTGTTTGACAGTGGCAAAGAACTTTCTACATTATTGGGAAGACCTACCACGCCGTTGAAGGATACCATAAAGGCCACTTTGGCAGCTCTATAA